From one Oncorhynchus clarkii lewisi isolate Uvic-CL-2024 chromosome 6, UVic_Ocla_1.0, whole genome shotgun sequence genomic stretch:
- the LOC139412041 gene encoding uncharacterized protein DDB_G0280205-like → MAPPTIGAASPNPQIRENPPPRQGRTRRARGGGGHSRRSLLRFSVMLMTVRRMVTSHTSLVRRLLPFLSSMCSSLERIAVAAEGYTTTNTRSTNANAPFIGSSSTPPASSTPATASSAHSNPANPPRALSSSTTTTTQIRSRTRTTGTRRSLIRARTSRRMGLSRIIETHLSRRSSLRERDR, encoded by the coding sequence ATGGCTCCCCCTACCATTGGTGCTGCTTCTCCCAACCCTCAGATCAGAGAGAACCCCCCTCCCAGGCAGGGCAGGACTCGCCGGGCCCGTGGAGGAGGAGGCCACAGCCGCCGCAGCCTCCTCCGCTTCAGTGTCATGCTAATGACGGTAAGACGCATGGTTACCAGCCACACCAGCCTGGTCAGACGCTTACTCCCCTTCCTGTCCTCCATGTGCTCTAGCCTGGAACGCATTGCCGTGGCAGCGGAGGGGTACACCACCACCAATACTCGCTCCACCAACGCAAATGCTCCCTTTATTGggtcctcctccactcctcctgctTCCAGCACCCCAGCCACTGCTAGCAGTGCGCACTCTAACCCAGCCAATCCACCCAGGgcactctcctcctccaccaccaccaccacccagatcCGCAGTCGTACTCGCACAACCGGCACCCGTCGATCTCTCATCCGAGCCCGGACCAGCCGCAGAATGGGCCTGTCTCGTATCATTGAGACCCATCTGTCCAGACGAAGCTCCCTCCGTGAGAGGGACAGATGA